One Ranitomeya variabilis isolate aRanVar5 chromosome 4, aRanVar5.hap1, whole genome shotgun sequence genomic window, ACATGCGAGTTGTTAACCAGTGCATTGTCTTGCAAAAGGCAGACACCTTTGGCGAGAATACCaagtctcttggttttgatggccttccacaatttctgcagcagtgaagcatagtatgccccagtgattatggtaccctttgctaggaaatccatcaatactactccatgttggtcccaaaatactgtgagcatgaccttgcctgcatATGCTCCTGTATATGCTCATACTGTAGTATATGCTCCTGTATATGCGCATACTGTAGTATATGCTCATGTAGTATATGCTCCTGTATATGCGCATATTGTAGTATATGCTCCTGTATATGCGCGTACTGTTGTATATGCTCCTGTAACGCTGTCTGTCCTTTATCTCACATCCTCCTCTGGAGTACCCAGTCTGGCAGTGTATCACATGGGAGCTGTGCAATGCTTCCTCCCCCCTACGGAGGCGCTGCAGAACACTTGCGCACTTCTGAGTTCCTCCACAGGTCACAGATGATCGCTGCAGCTCCTATTACCAGGACACCTTATATTTTGCCTATCAGGGTAACGAAAAAGCCCAAAATGGACAGAGAGGCGGCCAAGCCGAGCATGGGAGCTAAAACTGCCCCGTCCATGTACAGCCAATGCTGTTAGCCAGACGCAGAGACATGGGTCCCCCTTGGATCTTTGATCCTTGTACATCGGAGGCCACATGATCCCGTGCGCTGCTTTCGCTCGTCCGGCTGTGATGAAATCATGGCGCTGTTTTGGCCGCCGTCTGGATCTCTTCTTACCTCTAGCCCCATTTTTCCTTTCCCAAGTGCGATGTGTGCAGGGGTCAGTGTGAATACATGTACAGTGCATGGCGTAATAACGCAGACCGGATTACAACACCCTGATTATGACATGACAAAGGttaaccatttctctgcctggtccTTGCTTTCCTGGGTCTCTGAGTGAatggataagaaaaaaaaattaggacAGAATGAAGGTATCGCTGCAAATATGGATTTATTTaattcttaaaggggttctccatccCCTGATTTCTGGGGTCTGCCATCTCTTGCTGTTCGGTGGGGGAGGGGGGTGCCCACCATTTCTCAGCCTCCAGAGACTGCAGCAATCATTAAAAGATTATTCTCCAACTTGGCGACGTATGTGACCACTGGGACCCCATTGATCCCCAGAAAGGGGGTCTGAAATGACCCATGAGAATGAAGATGTGGCCACATCAGTCGCTAATTCCTGGGCAAGTGTGGAGGAACCCTCTAATATCTGTGCTTCCTTTTCAGAGTCCCCCTATGGGGCTTCCGGCAGAGAACAATAACAGAGGCCCATTAACTTCAGTGGTCTCTGCTGCGGTTCCCTGCGTAACAGATGTATGGTGACTTATAAAAACACATGCATATTGAGCGGGCACCACTACTGTGTAATCATAAATACAGGATCGGTGCTACCAATGCGCCAAAGAGCATATCCGTACACAAAAAGAAGAAAGCGGCGCAAGaaaacttcccctgacgaagctactgAGAGTAGCGATACGCGTTGGGAACCCAGCGGGCTCAGCTATTCTTAGTGAGTATAACTATTTATTTCATCCTATGtgcaatgtgtgaaattgaacattACTTATGTGCATGACCCGGTTGGGGGGCACCCTCCGCAGTGATATCAAGTTTTTGTAACACAATCATATTTAAAAGCTCATTACTATTGTCATATGATTATCAGTCTATATCAGATAATAAAGTGTGTATTTATATGTGTATGCGGGGAAGAGCCACACCTGGGTCGTGCAGATAGTTGCACAAGATTACCAATGCACAAGGTTTATTAGTAAGTTATTGTAACTCACTTGTATTTTTATGGGATTATCGTACCCTTTATGCTTTGAGTCTGCCTTCTCTATGTCTTCATATACAGAGGATATTGATCATGCATGTCTGGGTATCTTATCCAAATGTTTTTAAATGATTTTATATCTTGTTTTTTGCACACTTGTTAGTCCTAATAAAACATTACTTATTCATATAAATGGGTTAAGAGTGCACTTTTTCTTGCGCCGCTTTCTTCTTTTTGTGTACAGATGTATGGTGACTTCTCAGGTAATCCCCGGCTGAGTCATCCCGGCTTCACTCCGCGCCTTTTTCTTCTCCTTTTCAATTCCTCCTCTGTAGATTACATCAGTAACACTGACGCCTTCCACCTAACAGCCGAGTGTTCTGCAGACATGATGGAGAAATCTGATGAGAGGATGGAGGTTGTGCTCCTCGCTACAGGATCCTTTAACCCTATCACTGTGATGCACCTAAGACTGTTTGAATTGGCACGTGACTATCTGCATGGGACGGGTAAGAAGATACGTGCGGTAATACAGAGTggttccaccagcagaatagtgagtgtagctctggagtataatggaggatgtaactcaggatcagtaatgtaatgtatgtacacagtgactgcaccagcagaatagtgagtgcagctctggagtataatataggatgtaactcgggatcagtaatgtaatgtatgtacacagtgacagcaccagcagaatagtgagtgaagctctggggtataatacaggatgtaactcaggatcagtaatgtaatgtatgtacacagtgactgcaccagcagaatagtgagtgcagctctggagtataatacaggatgtaactcaggatcagtaatgtaatgtatgtacacagtgactgcaccagcagaatagtgaatgcagctctggagtataatacaggatgtaactcaggatcagtaatgtaatgtatgtacacagtgactgctccagcagaatagtgagtgcagctctggagtataatacaggaggtaactcaggatcagtaatatatgtacacagtgaatgcacctgcagaatagtgagtgcagctctggaggataatacaggatgtaactcaggatcagtaatgtaatgtatgtacacagtgactgcaccagcagattagtgtgtgcagctctggggcataatacaggatgtaactcagagtcagtaatgtatgtacacagtgaatgcacctgcagaatagtgagtgcagctctggaggataatacaggatgtaactcaggatcagtaatgtaatgtatgtacacagtgactgcaccagcagaatagtgagtgcagctctggagaataatacaggatgtaactcagagtcagtaatgtaatgtatgtacacagtgactgcaccagcagaatagtgagtgcagctctgaagtataatacaggatgtacctcaggatcagtaatgtatgtacacagtgactgcaccagcagaatagtgagtgcagctctggggtataatacaggatgtaactcaggatcagtaatgtaatgtatgtacacagtgactgcaccagcagaatagtgagtgcagctctggagtataatacaggatgtaactcaggatcagtaatgtaatgtatgtacacagtgactgcaccagcagaatagtgaatgcagctctggagtataatacaggatgtaactcaggatcagtaatgtaatgtatgtacacagtgactgctccagcagaatagtgagtgcagctctggagtataatacaggaggtaactcaggatcagtaatatatgtacacagtgaatgcacctgcagaatagtgagtgcagctctgaagtataatacaggatgtacctcaggatcagtaatgtatgtacacagtgactgcaccagcagaatagtgagtgcagctctggggtataatacaggatgtaactcagagtcagtaatgtaatgtatgtacacagtgactgcaccagcagaatagtgagtgcagctctgaagtataatacaggatgtacctcaggatcagtaatgtatgtacacagtgactgcaccagcagaatagtgagtgcagctctggggtataatacaggatgtaactcaggatcagtaatgtaatgtatgtacacagtgactgcaccagcagaatagtgagtgcagctctggagtataatacaggatgtaactcaggatcagtaatgtatgtacacagtgactgcaccagcagaatagtgagtgcagctcgggagtataatacaggatgtaactcaggatcagtaatgtatgtacacagtgactgcaccagcagaatagtgagtgcagctctggggtataatacaggatgtaactcaggatcagtaatgtaatgtatgtacacagtgactgcaccagcagaatagtgagtgcagctctggagtataatacaggatgtaactcaggatcagtaatgtatgtacacagtgactgcaccagcagaatagtgagtgcagctcgggagtataatacaggatgtaactcaggatcagtaatgtaatgtatgtacacagtgactgcaccagcagaatagtgagtgcagctctggagtgtaatacaggatgtaactcaggatctgtaatgtaatgtatgtacacagtgactgcaccagcagaatagtgagtgcagctctggagtgtaatacaggatgtaactcaggatctgtaatgtaatgtatgtacacagtgactgcaccagcagaatagcgagtgcagctgtggggtataatacaggatgtaactcaggatcagtaatgtaatgtatgtacacagtgactgcaccagcagaatagtgagtgcagctctggagtataacaactCAGGATAAAtactttaatgtttttttttcttttcttgcaggaAAATACAAGGTTGTAAAAGGTGTTATCTCTCCAGTGAGTGATGGGTATAAGAAGAGGGGGCTTGTTGAGGGGTCTCATCGTCTGGCCATGGCACTGCTGGCTACTGAAAATTGTGACTGGATAGAGGTGGACCCCTGGGAATGTTTGAAGAAGGAATGGACAGAGACCGCTCTAGCATTAAGGTAAAGATGAGAGAGGGGCACGGAGCAGTCACTCGTccgcagttatatatatatatatatatatatatatatatatatatatatatacacacacacacacacacacacacacacacacacacacacacacacacacacacacacacacacacacacacacacacatacatagtgagAAACATGTTACTGTTTGTCCTCACCAGACATTACCAGCAGCTGCAGACTTGTACTGGTCACACTGGAGCAATGGAGAAGAAACCGGGGCACAGAAAGGGTCAGAAGAGGAAGAGAAATAACGTCAGAGAAGATGTCCCCGAATATCACTGTACGGAGAGTAGAGGTACACGACGTGCACGGACCGGAGGCACACATTACATGGATTCTAATATGACTGACACAGTCCAGTtatactgtatacacagagcactacaacccccagcatgctccAGCTATAATATCATTGTGTGATTCTGTATAGATAatacactacaacccccagcatgctccAGCTATAATATCATTGTGTGATTCTGTATAGGTAatacactacaacccccagcatgctccAGCCATAGTACATATaatacactacaactcccagcatgctccaACTACAGTATCATTGTGTGATTCTGTACATATAATACACCAGAGAAGATTGATTACAGCAAGCATACTACACGTGGGATACCCCTAAGGGATAAATACCAACATAATCTATAGTAGATATATAATACACGTGTAGGCACGGACCACAAATCGGGCCAAACTGCAGACATAAGTAtccaaaaaaaacacaagaaatgcAGTCAACAAGGACCcataaaaatattaaagtttattaAATAACCATTAAAAACAATACAAACTTTAGGTGAATGTCACAAGGGGAAATGGAATGTGCCCATTAGAGAGCATTAACATACAAATGCGGACTCAAATGACCATGCACCCCCGGCATCATGCTAATACTAGTGCTGGTATAATAACCCAATCATTCAGATGATAAAAGTAGGTATCAATAACACCCGCGGCACATGGCCGCATAGAGCGTACCTATGTGGTGCAGGAGCGGGAGGCCACGAGTcctatccccgacgcgcgtttcggagtgtaGAAAAACACTCCTTCCTCAGGGTCCGCATTTGTATGTTAATGCTCTCTAATGGGCACATTCCATTTCCCCTTGTGACATTCACCTAAAGTTTGTATTGTTTTTAATGGTTATTtaataaactttaatatttttatgGGTCCTTGTTGACTGCATTTCTTGTGGTTTTTTTATATAATACACCATCAGATCTGATGCTGCCGGTGTTACTGTCTTCTCTTACTTTCAGCGCCTCCTCAGGTTAAGCTTCTTTGTGGCGCTGACATGCTGGAGTCTCTCGGGGTCCCGAACCTTTGGAAACCGGAACACGTTATAGAAATTGTGTCGTCGTTCGGTCTGGTCTGCATCACCAGGATGGGCAGCGACGCCAGCAAGTTCATCTACGAGTCCGATGTCCTGTGGAAGCACCGGGACAATATCCACCTGGTGCAGGAGTGGATTACCAACGACATCTCCTCCACCAAGGTGCGCCGGGCCCTGCGGCGGGGCATGAGCGTGCGATACCTGGTGCCCGATGCCGTCCTGGACTACATCAAGGAACACGACCTGTACAGCGAGGAAAGCGAGGGGAAGAACTCCGACCTCATCCTAGAGCCCTTCCTAAGAAACTCCACCACTCCGCAGCAATGATGGACCCGTCACACCGTCACTGCCGCAACGCTTGGGAGGCACCAACAAGATGGTCGCATAGTGGAAACAATCATTTAATGTCAATGATTTAGGGTTTGAGCTTCTTTTACGTCACGGCTGCCTGGTTCTGACTTCTGGTGCCCCCAGACAGATGATAGAAAGCGCCCATGTGCTCCAAGAGGTCAAACCAGCCCCCTCCATAGCTGGTTAAAAGGGGGGACGTGGCCACACAGAGCTACCAGGAACTGATGGACATTTCTGTATAAGCCACAGAAAGCTGTGCGCCGGTCGCcagttccttcctctgaagttacaTGTGAGGTGGTTGTGGTCGCTTTGTGCTTTCGTTGCTTCTGATGGAGATGCGCCGGTGTTAAAGGATTAGACGCCTCCGTGTTTCGGGTCCCATCTATAACTATGCACGATATTGTTACAGTATCAGAATGCTGGACTCCTGCTGCTGTAGAGCAGAGGATTTGGTAAATTGTTTCTTTTTTGTGAACTTTAAATAAATCAGGTGATTGATTCTTTATTGTCCTGATCCTATCAATattgtaatattaaaaaaaatttattGGGAATTCTTAGAACACAAAGGGTTGCACGTGAGaggttaacacccccccccccccccccccaacttctGTACAGTATCTTGACTGTTAGTTAATATGTGATTACTGGTGTCACCGCCCTGGCAGACAGACGAGATCAGGACGGGTCACTGTCTGCCCCCGGTGTTACCTGCGTCCATTCATTATTTCTACTTTAACCCTACTTTAACCCGTCACCCCCCAGGTGTATAACTTCCGGCCCCCAGTCATTCCATCTGTATTTACTACTATGACATAATGGTGGGTGGTGCGGAGCTCACTGATagcagcgcggtcctgtaatactGTGGTAACAAGTCATTTCTGACATTCCTCCCTCCATAACCTGTGagggatattattgagaagtggaaggaaccgcagcaactcagccaccaagtggagaccccgtaatattacagagtggggggccgagtgctgagaaGCAGAAGGCAGAAAggtcaccaccgctctgctgaccccataactgcagagtccagacctcctctggtatcagcacaaacactgctccCCACCAGGAActtcatggctgagcagctgcacacagccgtacatcaccaagcacaatgctgagcgtcggatggagtggtgtaaagccgccaccactggactctggaggagacgtgttctgtgcagtgacagatCGCACTCCTatctggaggagtctgggtttggtgattccaggaggacattaccccctgactgcattgtgcccccagtacagatggtggaggaggataaggcTTTGGGCTTGTAatcagggggcggcctcggaccctcagctccagtAAAGGGAAACCttaatcttcagcacaagacattgaggacaattgtagcttccggTTTTGTGGGttcagtttggggaagaccctctTC contains:
- the NMNAT1 gene encoding nicotinamide/nicotinic acid mononucleotide adenylyltransferase 1 isoform X1 translates to MLGLSKIILALCPRLSRCRTRDPSNGCTWRCSNQRRAPIRGLVIPAQGDASTRRSQRAQDYISNTDAFHLTAECSADMMEKSDERMEVVLLATGSFNPITVMHLRLFELARDYLHGTGKYKVVKGVISPVSDGYKKRGLVEGSHRLAMALLATENCDWIEVDPWECLKKEWTETALALRHYQQLQTCTGHTGAMEKKPGHRKGQKRKRNNVREDVPEYHCTESRAPPQVKLLCGADMLESLGVPNLWKPEHVIEIVSSFGLVCITRMGSDASKFIYESDVLWKHRDNIHLVQEWITNDISSTKVRRALRRGMSVRYLVPDAVLDYIKEHDLYSEESEGKNSDLILEPFLRNSTTPQQ
- the NMNAT1 gene encoding nicotinamide/nicotinic acid mononucleotide adenylyltransferase 1 isoform X2, which translates into the protein MTSLEDNQWTSGAEVSSNEKALFFTCAAFNIFPHVEDYISNTDAFHLTAECSADMMEKSDERMEVVLLATGSFNPITVMHLRLFELARDYLHGTGKYKVVKGVISPVSDGYKKRGLVEGSHRLAMALLATENCDWIEVDPWECLKKEWTETALALRHYQQLQTCTGHTGAMEKKPGHRKGQKRKRNNVREDVPEYHCTESRAPPQVKLLCGADMLESLGVPNLWKPEHVIEIVSSFGLVCITRMGSDASKFIYESDVLWKHRDNIHLVQEWITNDISSTKVRRALRRGMSVRYLVPDAVLDYIKEHDLYSEESEGKNSDLILEPFLRNSTTPQQ
- the NMNAT1 gene encoding nicotinamide/nicotinic acid mononucleotide adenylyltransferase 1 isoform X3 — translated: MMEKSDERMEVVLLATGSFNPITVMHLRLFELARDYLHGTGKYKVVKGVISPVSDGYKKRGLVEGSHRLAMALLATENCDWIEVDPWECLKKEWTETALALRHYQQLQTCTGHTGAMEKKPGHRKGQKRKRNNVREDVPEYHCTESRAPPQVKLLCGADMLESLGVPNLWKPEHVIEIVSSFGLVCITRMGSDASKFIYESDVLWKHRDNIHLVQEWITNDISSTKVRRALRRGMSVRYLVPDAVLDYIKEHDLYSEESEGKNSDLILEPFLRNSTTPQQ